A region from the Maniola jurtina chromosome 20, ilManJurt1.1, whole genome shotgun sequence genome encodes:
- the LOC123875424 gene encoding augmin complex subunit dgt3, translated as MNENSYISDEEFIPFLRSLGVETYNKSFEWLLSDPDYAGVLGWIYNNLDQNNALTAREECRYSELEKQGKVLSSEDLEASLHNIQNEFKGLCLPGDQDGLADVRLDISLQKQRLEMLNKHDEILKELIQENQATNQELTMELSKLYAAQQQEAEDEASLGEECVKLAQHVEVITSDIVDTVAGALNVYGSCAGDKEASKRFVTYGPFDSYQQTKELFKSHVDLFTLLKFDSKHSDGLDSEAKLAVIEAKSMEDRLSGAIAAYIESKADLSGEQAKLALITNYNGGHSSPYTTQAPHKCAIQLLEQEESILEQQIQNAIQRFVDRRTSLTVDSIAKSTLLVREQIYKDLTFLKDVINEAAAIDRLLYNALQHELYSAQELLCFASHLRGYLLQEADSVSERIKSMDDICMAQDQAENKLQNSDIVLKSLFSILNAEPVSDPLLPIKLYNDIRRNIGQMNEEILYGYKMKEAAIEEIKNQAEPLHKLIWDGCTKRPSCHKRSVSSLKHALTQETAGVEARVLKISESFNTVKNGDKNNLRKLWQWFLTDPTKLLAAIRHVRN; from the exons ATGAATGAAAACAGTTATATTAGTGATGAGGAATTCATCCCATTTCTTCGTAGTTTAGGCGTGGAAACTTATAATAAGTCGTTTGAATGGTTGCTGAGTGATCCAGACTATGCAGGTGTTTTGGGGTGgatttacaataatttagatCAAAACAATGCATTAACTGCTCGAGAAGAATGCAG ATACTCTGAACTTGAAAAACAAGGCAAAGTGCTGTCATCAGAGGACTTGGAAGCCAgcttgcataatattcaaaacgAGTTCAAGGGTCTGTGTCTACCAGGAGACCAGGATGGCCTGGCAGACGTTAGACTTGATATCAGTTTGCAGAAACAGAGGCTGGAAATGTTAAACAAACACGATGAAATTCTTAAGGAACTGATACAGGAGAACCA AGCAACAAATCAAGAACTCACAATGGAGTTATCAAAACTGTATGCAGCTCAACAGCAAGAGGCAGAGGATGAAGCCTCACTTGGGGAGGAGTGTGTGAAGCTGGCTCAGCATGTGGAGGTCATCACCAGTGACATAGTGGACACTGTTGCTGGTGCCTTAAATGTGTATGGCAGCTGTGCTGGGGATAAG GAGGCAAGCAAAAGATTCGTCACATACGGCCCCTTTGACTCGTACCAGCAGACAAAGGAGCTGTTCAAGTCACACGTGGACTTGTTCACGTTGCTGAAGTTCGACAGCAAACACAGTGATGGCCTGGACAGTGAGGCCAAACTTGCAGTCATTGAAGCCAAGAGTATGGAGGACAG GTTGTCAGGTGCCATTGCTGCCTACATAGAATCAAAAGCGGACTTATCTGGGGAGCAAGCGAAATTGGCCCTTATTACTAACTACAATGGTGGACATTCCAGTCCATATAC caCACAGGCACCTCACAAATGTGCAATTCAGTTATTGGAACAAGAGGAGTCAATATTGGAGCAACAGATACAGAACGCCATACAGCGCTTTGTGGACAGACGCACCAGTCTCACTGTGGATAGTATAGCTAAATCTACTCTACTTGTTAGAGA ACAAATCTACAAAGATCTGACATTTCTCAAAGACGTAATAAACGAGGCAGCCGCAATAGACCGCTTGCTGTACAACGCCCTGCAGCATGAGTTGTATTCTGCTCAAGAACTGTTATGCTTCGCCTCTCACCTAAGAGGGTATTTACTGCAGGAGGCTGACTCTGTTTCTGAGAGAATT aaatcaATGGACGATATATGTATGGCACAAGACCAAGCAGAGAATAAGCTGCAAAATTCGGACATCGTGCTCAAAAGTCTATTCTCTATACTAAATGCAGAACCTGTTAGCGACCCGTTGCTACCCATCAAACTTTACAACGATATACGCAGGAACATAGGACAAATGAATGAGGAGATATTATATGGGTATAAGATGAAGGAAGCGGCTATAGAAGAAAT CAAAAATCAAGCAGAACCTCTACACAAATTGATTTGGGACGGATGCACCAAACGGCCGAGCTGCCACAAGAGAAGCGTCTCCTCCCTGAAACATGCGTTGACCCAGGAGACCGCAGGAGTTGAAGCCAGGGTGTTAAAGATCAGTGAATCCTTCAATACTGTTAAG aATGGCGATAAAAATAACTTAAGAAAGCTCTGGCAGTGGTTCCTCACAGATCCCACGAAGTTGTTAGCAGCTATAAGGCACGTGAGAAACTaa